The sequence GTCTTCTCCCTCCCTCTGTATCTGCTGTGCGGTCTCGCACGTCGCCGGCGACTGATCTCCCAGGAGGCGTCGCTCAAGTACTTCCTCCTCGGAGCGTTCTCGTCGGCCTTCTTCCTCTTCGGTGCCGCCTTCGCCTATGGTGCGACCGGCTCGCTGCAACTCGCGGAGATCGGAAGGTCCGTGGGTGCACCGGGGACCGACACGACGCTCCCGCTGATCGCACTGGGCCTGCTGTCGGTCGGCCTGATGTTCAAGATCGGCGCGGTGCCGTTCCATTCGTGGATCCCGGATGTGTACCAGGGCGCCCCCACCGCGGTCACGGCGTTCATGGCGGCGGCCACCAAGATCGCCGCGTTCGGGGCCCTGCTGCGGGTGTTCTATGTGGGTTTCCCGGACCTGAAGAACGATTGGGAGCCTGCGCTCTGGGCAGTCGCGATCGCCACCATGCTGGCAGGCGCAGTGATGGCGGTGACACAGACCGACGTCAAACGAATGCTCGCCTACTCGTCGATCACGCATGCCGGGTTCATTCTGTTGGGACTCATCGCCTTCGACGCTGCCGGGCTCGCCGCGACCATGTTCTACCTGGCCGCCTATGCGTTCTCGACGTTCGGGGCCTTCGCCACGGTGGCCGTGGTGCGTGAGCCCGACCGGGTCTCCGGACCGCATCTGTCGGGTCGTGAGGCCACCGAGATCGCCCAGTGGGCCGGGCTCGGACGACGGTATCCCCTTGTCGGCGCGATGTTCTCGATGTTCTTGCTCGCTTTTGCGGGCATCCCGTTGACGAGCGGGTTCATCGCCAAATTCGATGTCTTCGCCGCATCCGCCGGCGCCGGAGGCGGGGTGCTGGTGGTGATCGGCGTCATCAGCAGCGCCATCGCCGCGTACTTCTACATCCGGATCATCGTCGCGATGTTCTTCGCCGACGTGCCGGTCGACGCACCCCACGTCGTGAAGCCGAGTGTGCTGACGACGTCGTCGATCGCCGTTTGCACCGTCGTGACCATCGTGGCGGGGATCTTCCCGCAGCCACTGTTGGAGCTCGCGGAGAACGCCGCCCAGTTCATGTCGTGAGAGAGTAGAAGCGGTGGAGACCGACCCGCGAGCCAGCCTCGCTCAGCGTCTCGATGCCCTCTACGCCGACGCCGGTTCACCGCCGCTCAAGGCGGTCAGCAGCCGAGCGACCCGGGAGTTGCGCGCGCGCAACCCACGTGGTCGCGAGGTGACGGCACAACGCATTTCCGACTGGCGCCTCGGGCGCAGTGTCCCCGCCAAGTTCGACGGGCTCTCGGCAGTGCTGAGTGTGCTGATCGCGGAAGCCAGGCGCAACCATCCCGAACCCACCCTGACCGGGTTGTACTCGGCGACCGACTGGCGGGCACGCTGGGAAACCGCGCAACGCGGCCGTTCGGTGTCGCAACCGACGGCGGCGGCGACATGTCCATACCCGGGGCTGGCCGCGCTGACGATCAGCGACAGTGAATTCTTCGCGGGCCGGGAGAGCCAGGTCGAGATGCTGGTCGACCGCTTCACACGCAATGTCGGGAGCGGCCACCTGATCATGCTGGTCGGCGCGTCCGGCTCGGGTAAATCCTCGCTGCTACAAGCAGGTTTCGCCGCAGCGATCCGCGACGAGTACGACGTCCTGCTGGTCACGCCGCCGAACGTCGCGGCCGAGGACCTCGAATCGTGGGCCCAGGACCGCGCTGCCGAGGACAAGCCGTTCGTCCTGGTCATCGACCAGCTCGAAGAACTCTTCGTCGCTCCGTTCGACGAGCAGTATGCCTCGCACTACATCGACGTACTCCAGCGGTTGGCGTCGCACGGCACCGTCGGAACGGCCACCTGCGCCGGTGTGGTCGGGGCGCTGCGCGCCGATTTCTACGCCCAGGCGGCCCAGCATCCGACGCTCGCGACAGCGCTCGAGAACAACCAGATGCTGCTCGGGCCGCCCACCACAGCCGAGCTGACCGCCGCGATCGTCGAGCCGGCGAGGACTTCCGGTATGACGATCGGGGACGGCCTCGTCGAACTCGTCCTGACCGACCTCGGCGCGAGGGGCAGCGGCGAATCCGAGTCGGTACCGGCAGGGACGTTTCCGCTACTGGCGCACGCGCTTCGGAGCACGTGGCACTTCCGCGACGGAAATGTGCTGAGCGTGCGGGCCTACGAGCGGGCGGGTGGCGTACGCGGAGCCATCGCCGGCAGCGCCGAACAGCAATGGAGTTCGTTCAGCGCGCAGGAGCAGGACACCGCCCGCACGATTCTGCTGCAACTCGTGACGCCGGTACCCGACGGGTCTGCGGTCGCGCGACACGTCGACCGCGACGAGCTGTACCGACATTGCGACAGCGACGAATCGGCCGACACGGTGCTCGATGCGCTCGCCGAGGCACGGATCATCACGCTCGATGCGCACGGAACCTCCCTCGCACACGATGCCGTCATCGGCGCGTGGCCGCGGCTTTCCGAGTGGATTGCCGAGGATCGCGAGGACGCGCTCACCCGACATCGGATCGAGCGTGACGCCGACGAGTGGGCAGCGGCAGATCACGAGCGGTCGCTGCTGTACCAGGGCAGCCGGCTGACGATTGCGAGCGATCTGCGCACGCGAGCACCGTCGTCGCTGCGCCCGCGTGCGATCGAGTTCATCGACGCCGCGCAGCTCGTCCGGCGCAACCAGACCCATGCCCGACGCGCACTGGCGGTCTTCCTGGTGATCGGGGTGGTGGTGACCTCGGTATTGGCACTCATATCACTGCGGCAGGCGCACAAGGCCGAACAAGAAAGGGCCGACGCCCAATTCGACACCCTGATCGCAACCGGACTACGCGAGCAGTCCAGCAACCCCACCGAATCGGCACAACTCGCGCTCGCCGCCGACACCGTGCGCCCGGACGACACCAGAGCACGCGGCCTGCTGCTGGCGTCGCAGTCCTCGCCGCTGGCGTCGACCGTCGACGCGCACCGCGGAGCGGTCTACTCGACAGCGCGGTCCGCGTCCGGACTCGTCGCGTCCGGCGGGTACGACAACACCGTCCGGTTGTGGCGACGTAGCCCGAACCGTGGACTGGTGGCCGTCGCTCCGCCACTCACGACGCCGTCGTGGGTCACATGCGTCACGTTCTCGCCCGACGGGACACGGCTGTATGCCACCGACGCCACCGGTCGGGTCCGTGTCTGGGATGTCTCCGAACCCGCCCATCCGAAGCGCCTGAGTCCGATCGACGTCGGCCATGTGGGCACCGCCTACGACGTCGCGGTTCGCGGCGACGGACGCTGGATCGCGACCGCGGGCGACGACCGTACGGTGCGCCTCCACGACCTGGAGACCGACCAGACTCGCGTGTTGTCCGGTCACGAGGGACCCGTGCGCACCGTCGAGTTCAGTCCCGACGGAAACACGCTGGTGAGCGGTAGTGACGATCGCACCGCGCGGACCTGGGACACCTCGGACCCGGCAACCGCCCATGCCGTCGGAGCACCGCTGACCGGGCAGACGTTGACGATCCACTCGGTCGCCTTCAGCCCCGACGGGTCGACGTTGGCCACGGCAAGCGACGACCAGACCTTCCGACTGTGGTCGATACGCAACCCCGGCGACGTCGTCCCGCTGAGTCCGCCGGTGGCCGCACACTCCGCGGCGGTGTGGTCGCTGGCGTTCTCCCCGGATGGGTCGATGCTCGCGACCGCGGCCTGGGACGGCATCGCGAAGCTGTGGAGTCTGGACGATCCACGGAGCCCGATCATGCTGGGACAGCCCATGAGTGGCAGCGGCGGAGGACTCACCACCGTCTCGTTCGCCGACGACACGCACGTGATCACCGGCGGTCAGGACGGCAACGTGCGGACGTGGACGCTGGCACCGGCGGCCGTCGCAGGCCACACGCGACGAGTTCAGGCACCGGCGTTCGACTCGGCCGGCGACCTGATGGCCACCGG is a genomic window of Gordonia sp. SID5947 containing:
- the nuoN gene encoding NADH-quinone oxidoreductase subunit NuoN, whose translation is MTSEYLAAVDPPAFETPGVEYGLLSPMLIVFGVAVVGVLVEAFAPRRFRYPTQLTLALGGLVAAFVALVLVTVAETRDGGNGQVAMSGAVVIDRPTLFLQGLLLLISILAIAFMAERRLERVVAAPAITLRVSDGPGAAARATLDSVDTDMFTPSGASVPNTDAEFEATRAGAITTEVFPLTLLAVGGMLLFPACGDLLTMFIALEVFSLPLYLLCGLARRRRLISQEASLKYFLLGAFSSAFFLFGAAFAYGATGSLQLAEIGRSVGAPGTDTTLPLIALGLLSVGLMFKIGAVPFHSWIPDVYQGAPTAVTAFMAAATKIAAFGALLRVFYVGFPDLKNDWEPALWAVAIATMLAGAVMAVTQTDVKRMLAYSSITHAGFILLGLIAFDAAGLAATMFYLAAYAFSTFGAFATVAVVREPDRVSGPHLSGREATEIAQWAGLGRRYPLVGAMFSMFLLAFAGIPLTSGFIAKFDVFAASAGAGGGVLVVIGVISSAIAAYFYIRIIVAMFFADVPVDAPHVVKPSVLTTSSIAVCTVVTIVAGIFPQPLLELAENAAQFMS
- a CDS encoding PD40 domain-containing protein codes for the protein METDPRASLAQRLDALYADAGSPPLKAVSSRATRELRARNPRGREVTAQRISDWRLGRSVPAKFDGLSAVLSVLIAEARRNHPEPTLTGLYSATDWRARWETAQRGRSVSQPTAAATCPYPGLAALTISDSEFFAGRESQVEMLVDRFTRNVGSGHLIMLVGASGSGKSSLLQAGFAAAIRDEYDVLLVTPPNVAAEDLESWAQDRAAEDKPFVLVIDQLEELFVAPFDEQYASHYIDVLQRLASHGTVGTATCAGVVGALRADFYAQAAQHPTLATALENNQMLLGPPTTAELTAAIVEPARTSGMTIGDGLVELVLTDLGARGSGESESVPAGTFPLLAHALRSTWHFRDGNVLSVRAYERAGGVRGAIAGSAEQQWSSFSAQEQDTARTILLQLVTPVPDGSAVARHVDRDELYRHCDSDESADTVLDALAEARIITLDAHGTSLAHDAVIGAWPRLSEWIAEDREDALTRHRIERDADEWAAADHERSLLYQGSRLTIASDLRTRAPSSLRPRAIEFIDAAQLVRRNQTHARRALAVFLVIGVVVTSVLALISLRQAHKAEQERADAQFDTLIATGLREQSSNPTESAQLALAADTVRPDDTRARGLLLASQSSPLASTVDAHRGAVYSTARSASGLVASGGYDNTVRLWRRSPNRGLVAVAPPLTTPSWVTCVTFSPDGTRLYATDATGRVRVWDVSEPAHPKRLSPIDVGHVGTAYDVAVRGDGRWIATAGDDRTVRLHDLETDQTRVLSGHEGPVRTVEFSPDGNTLVSGSDDRTARTWDTSDPATAHAVGAPLTGQTLTIHSVAFSPDGSTLATASDDQTFRLWSIRNPGDVVPLSPPVAAHSAAVWSLAFSPDGSMLATAAWDGIAKLWSLDDPRSPIMLGQPMSGSGGGLTTVSFADDTHVITGGQDGNVRTWTLAPAAVAGHTRRVQAPAFDSAGDLMATGSWDGQVLLWDTSSSTPTLIGPVAPLGGSVRIENVALAPDGRTLAVTTLDSGAVTLIDTSTPAAPRYLTRLPNPRARYAHAIAFSPDSSTLATASDDTSVQLWDLTVPNAPVPRGDPLTGPAGWINAVAFAPDGSRLFAASTDRHVHMWDLDGGRPASRIVDEQGGPVNTLSINADGTLLAAAGDDLMIHVLQLDGDAVREVSRVKGHESTIRSVSFDSTSNLLASGSDDQTVRLWSVDGAGAPTAIGNSLSPTGTVRWRVAFNPRGVLTAGGENGALRWWTTDEDATADRVCTATYGTKLDTDEQAWDSALTDACD